CCCACAATCTGATTTCCTTATAGCGATGTCGCCACATGTCCACATCTTGGTAATTAAGCTGGTGAGTACAACTGTGTTATTAAAACAGAAGTGATAACTATGAATGTAACCtggaatttccctttaaataCCAGAGGCACATCTGGAATGTGCTGTACTGTTTAAGGAAAGATGGCCTGTGCAAGGATGGCTTTAGGTTTACTCATTCTGTGTAATACCAACAACATATTATGTAAACtgtacagagaaaacaaaatgtagcCAAGGGGATGAggcacaaacagacagagagtgagaataacaggaagacacagatgaaggaaagaaaggCAGGAAACTGACTCGGGGTCATTCGGAGCTGTGGGGCAGATGGGGGGGAAGGAGACAAACAGGATAGTAGACAGAACCAAAAGATGATATGAAGACAcaaaaggaaagggagagaacAGGGGATTTATTCCTTCACTGGTAAATAGCTGCACGTGCAGAACTGACATGAAGAGGAAGGCAAAAACATGCTGTTTACAGTCGTTTACACAGAATACAGTTAGTGTTTCAGCAAATGTTGTGAAGTTTGATATGAGTGCCCCTTGAAGACATGATTTGCAGACTGTACAGAATTAATTCCTGATTCCTATTCAGAGAAATCCTGTACTTGTAGTGGTAAAATTTACTCTTTGTTTAAAACTCATCTTTTTACCATTCTTagataaataattttttttagagCATGGACCATGTATTGCAGAGGTCTTGAGGTGATGGAGTGCACAGTGTTATTGCTGCACTTTGAAATGCAGACCGTTGTCATTTGACTGGTTTTTCTGGGAAttactgagcagaaaagcaGCCAGGACAAGTTCTGTATGAATGACAACTTACACTTAACAGCTAGGTGAACTAAGATGAACTGATTACCTGTTCACTCAATCCAATGGTGAATGTGCTACGTGTTTTGTGCGACAAAACTATGAATTAattgtgatataaaacagagaaaggcaTCAAATTCTCATTTTTGACAGTCTGGGACCTGCAAatgtttggtcttttcattttagaaaagACTTAAAAGATATTTCATTCACTAAAGAGTTGACAGATACTTTTCTGTCCATCAAATAATTAATTAAGAGACTAATTGTTTCATCACTTATGTATGGTAGTTTGATCTTATGCATATTAGCAGGTATTTTTTGTGATTAGTTCTGTAATTGTGTCCTAAACTGCAGCACATTACATTTGGTCTCTGCATTGTCTGTGAGTCCAGTGAGAGGGGTAAGGTCACATGACACATACTCCGTCTGtatgctgtgtttgtctgtaatGCATGCAAGCCGTACCAGGTCGGTGAGTGGGGACAGGTACATGCTGACGGTGACCACGCTGCAAGTGAAACCCAGCTGGCTGAGCCGTGTGTCTCCCTCAGGAAGAAACGTGGTGAAGTAGAACCAGCCACAGGTCAGCACCATCCCTGCTGCAAGAGTCTCCGACATCACCAGCctctgaaataaacacacacacacacacacacacacacacacacacgcaaggAGATGCTGAGTAACAGGTGTGCAGAGCTGTCACATCTTAAATAAGTTGGATCTATGCTCAGTGAGGTGTTTTCTGCAGATCTGAACCgaccttttgttttgtgtagttGAAGTACATGATGATGTAAAGGATCTGGAGGAGAGCTCCGATAATGTTGACCAGGACAATCGTCTGATCCTGTTTCAGGATCCCATAATACAACCAACCCAGGTTACTATGGAAACAAGACAAGCATCAGATGCACTGACCGGAGCAGGACAACGTCGGCGCTGAAGCGATCATAGTGGAACtgtgcaaaaacacactcacttaaGACAAGTGGTGAGGAAAGGGAGAAACTGGATATTGTCAGCACTTTTGGATTCTCGCATCTTTTTCAGGTCGGTCctagaaacaaacacaaacacatacacacatatatacacacacacacacacacacacacacacacacacacaaacaagtagACAAAGCAAGAATCAACACCAATACTCCTGAATGACAATCACTTTATCTGTGTGGTACAATTTGTTTCTTCACAAATTAGTTTACACAGCCAGGTGCAACTAGCAGCCATCTTTGAAATTTATCTTTAAAATACCGCCCTTGTGTTTTCTACCTACCAAACTGAAAGTAACAGAGGGGGATAAGAATGGAAAAATGCCATGTTGCTTATCATTAATCATCCATACAACTTACAGTCCAGTCGAGAACATCCCGACTGTAAACACGATGCAGGCCCATGACAGAAGCTGCAACAAATCCATAGAGCGGGAGGGAAAGTCTAATGCACCACCCGGTTCGGTATTTTACGCGCAATGTCACCTTTTAATCGCGGATGCTTAGGTTGCATGAAATAACAGATGGACCCTAACTACGCTGACGCCCTCCTTCTCTTACTGTATTTCCGTGTTTGTAATCAGTAAACTCAGAGTTTCTGCGCTATGATTGGCTGCGTAGCTAGAGACCCGGATGGATTTGTGCCAATGGAATGCTGAAACGATGGTGTACGTTGCGCGCTACGTCATCGCGTTGTGAGGATTTGGAAGGCTCCGGAGCAGGCTCGTGGACTTTGACTGAAATGTGACGGATGCACGGTATTTTTCTTGGGATCAAAATAGTTTTCGAATACGTGTACATgtaatgtgtgcatgcatgcattacTTTCATATCAGTACTGTCTTATTAAATTAGAGGTACCCAACGTAAGGGGACAATTAAAGGGGCATTCCACTTATTTTACACAACAAGTTTACTTTATTCCTCATGGTTAGTGCCAAGGCTCAACAACCATCTGGGAAAGTGGGCATCTACCCAGGGGCCCCAGAAGCCACAGGTTTACTCCATGTCATTTGGGTCGACATTTGTATCTGACATTTGCAACACTTAAGTACAATATCAATTATCACAGGTCCTCCATCCATCTTGTAGCCCTTACCAACgattatattttcattatcactacatctgacagttatttttttaagcaaacaaTTGTTCAGTGTATAAAATAGCAGAAAATTCCTATGAATATTCCCTGTAGCCTGAGTTAACATATTCTAATAgcttttttattgttgttgtttcattttttggtctgaccagcattaaaaaaatgaaagatgttCAATTTACTATCaaattcacatttaagaagctggtaGAAAATGAtctttaacagttttaaaaatgacttaaaggATTAACCAACAATCAAAATGGCCTCTACTTATCATCTGTCAATCTGCTAAATGATTAGTCAGCcattcatttcagctctagagTATTGGTTGGTTTCTGGGTGCCtgaggaaataatgaaactgaCACATATAGCGGGAGGGTCAAGGGTTGTAATGAAAGTTCCTGCTGAGTTGCATTATTTGATCTTGGACCATTCTTATTTTAATGCGTCTTCTCCGCGTTCTCCATGCTCATGAAAGTCAATACAAAATTACTAGAGAATAgaacaggagagaagaagaaacataGTTCTGCTACACTGAATTACACAAGCAATCAGAGGCAGACAAAGCTTTGTTTGAAAGGGTCACATTAGTTTACATAATTACAGGCATATACTGTTGGTTtttcaaaatttaaaatgcaatatttttactgtgaaataattaaaaacacactgcctCATGATTAATTTTATTCCATAAGTGTCATTTCATGGATATTACATCCAAAAATTAAGATGAGGATTAATTTTTTTAAGTTGTGAAACATTAAACTACAGCTGCCCTTCCATTTAGAAAAGTTCAGGTGAATTTAATGCTAATCACCTAAAGTAGAGTGGATGAGGCTTTCAGCACTGTTGCTGTGAATCTCTTGCTACAGACCCTTTTTCACTCGCTTCTCCTGCAACAGCTCTCAGACTTGACCTTTAGCAGCAGTCTCTGATGTATAATTTTTTCacttctcctccttcattttcttttagttatttttaaGTTTGCATCTGTTTGACATTTCGTTTTTTTCCGCttaattttttattacattatttttaatgtcaaatcTGTACAGATGCAGAACAGTATTACCTTTCTGGTTTATGTTGGATCTTCATGTTATTAAAGTggaatttcttttctttttgtgtgtgtagcagtTCCTTTCAATGTTGTACAAACAAAATATCTATCTTTGTCTGGCATTTATAGATTAGATTCCTTTTACAATTTTTTAGTTTTGGGGGATTTTCACAAGTGATACATTTGGATTATGTGTTCTGTGTGCAACTTGACAATGACAAACTATTTTTTACAGTTAGTACCTTTTGGAAACTTAATGAAGGACTTGTGCTTGTAACTTCACCTTTACAATATATGCAAGTAAAAGATTTCAAAGGACTCTGAACATATGACATCATGTTGAACTGACAGTACTGTGAATACTGCCATGTTTGGTCTGTTCTTTCAGGCATAGGTCAGCATTGTCCTGCATTAACCTACTGTACAGATACACGGGTGCAGCATTGCAACAAGAATTCTTAGACTGTGTGATCATCAACAGTGAATTTAAACCATGACGTGAtcatggaaaaacaaacagttccGTTTTATGTTCTGGTTTTGAATGTATATGTTGCATGGTTTTACAGGGGAGAGTGACTTTTGACAGTTTTCAGTCAGCTCTGAGGTTTGCAGGTATGAACGTTTGCACTCCTCTTCATTCTGACATGCCACGGTGTAGACGGATGTTCAGCTTTCCCTCCAAAGAGGATGTACAGAGCAGTAAAAAGAAAGggcaaaaacagagagaaaaagtgtgagagaggaggCGAGAGTGACACCTTCACACCCGGTTGTCAGTTTGCTTGTGGGCCTCTCTCCCCACACTATCCCGCGCTATCGCTCCTTCATCGCCCTCCTCCCTCTCGGTTCtcgtgtttgtttttcagactgtGAAATCCAAGCCAGGGCAGGCCATGTCACCAGggatgaaagacagagagggcagagaAGAGGGGATGAGAAAATAGAGGTTGGGTAAAGACCAGTCtgaagggtggggtgggggggggggggggggggggggggggggggcaccaGAGATTTCATCGGGTAGGAGATGGATATCTCTGCCAAAATATTGTGTCATCCATCAAAATCTCAATGAGCTCAGTGGGATTTCAAGATCCAAAGTAGGTTTAACGCAAAAATAAACTTCAGTAGAGCTGATAAAAACcagacagatatttttattACGTCacaatttttttaatttcactaaAGATTTTTCACATCTTAAAACAGTTTCTTATAGTTTTCTCTATGTACAAAtttacatataaacatttacaaaatgacaagtatgtttaacaaaaaaacaaatatatcgTGGGAAGTCCCTTCAGTTTGAGGTTTGACAATGCGCAAGTGGGATCACATCTACAAACATCAGCCAGTGTACCATACCATGATACTGTCGAGACAGCAGATATGAGTGAAGAACCATAAGTACTGAAGAAGCTCAGCTCCCTGACCCTCTGCTAGTTTTAGGTTTGATCAATGGCTCCTGACCACTTACATCAGCACATGCAACAGATTGGAGATTATGACTTACACGAGGATCCAAATGAattctgacacattttttgtgattttctttgatcatttgggcttttttttttttgt
The window above is part of the Lates calcarifer isolate ASB-BC8 linkage group LG15, TLL_Latcal_v3, whole genome shotgun sequence genome. Proteins encoded here:
- the slc50a1 gene encoding sugar transporter SWEET1, with amino-acid sequence MDLLQLLSWACIVFTVGMFSTGLTDLKKMRESKSADNIQFLPFLTTCLNNLGWLYYGILKQDQTIVLVNIIGALLQILYIIMYFNYTKQKRLVMSETLAAGMVLTCGWFYFTTFLPEGDTRLSQLGFTCSVVTVSMYLSPLTDLVQIVRSGNVQCLSFPLTVATFFTSTSWVLYGLQLNDNYIVVPNTPGIFTSLIRFYLFWRFASVNQSSPSYKSMQI